Proteins encoded by one window of Xiphophorus couchianus chromosome 13, X_couchianus-1.0, whole genome shotgun sequence:
- the tmem238a gene encoding transmembrane protein 238a: protein MGLCDDLSHCKVALVIAVLMDLLGGASLLVGVFASLKLNGEECGDVLVYSGILFLVASLAGWVLWYSGNIEGLPPKKEHGHLNSAVDRLARRVSRKIFSHRRNKYYSQSNRV, encoded by the exons ATGGGTCTGTGTGATGACCTGTCTCACTGCAAGGTGGCGTTGGTGATTGCTGTGCTGATGGATCTACTGGGAGGCGCCTCTCTGCTGGTGGGAGTCTTTGCCTCTTTGAAGTTAAATGGAGAAGAATGTGGAGACGTCTTGGTTTATAGCG GAATCCTTTTCTTAGTTGCGTCTCTGGCTGGATGGGTTCTGTGGTACAGTGGGAACATCGAGGGTTTGCCCCCCAAGAAGGAGCACGGACATCTCAACTCCGCTGTCGACCGGCTCGCCCGCCGAGTCAGCCGCAAGATCTTCTCCCATCGGAGAAACAAATATTATTCACAGTCAAATCGTGTCTGA
- the LOC114155890 gene encoding coiled-coil domain-containing protein 106-like, whose amino-acid sequence MNPATSRHDTDTPERHTPQASSSSSEMGGSGQTGGLYLNAYEVSFPLEESVERPAAYHLNQGQQMIEEPVVQESLHSQYSPFILISNLRAHLYVSLEKNAWLQKRIEELEEERNFLRCQLDRFIVSMRSPDVADWSGEAQRAVKVQPASSPSPPSPMTTRSGMTLKRLQGPGARIRRNIAVPVKQEFHLEEDKYYTEEEFVEEEGEEEVEDDADSTVESGSKKKSRGRGTGEPKMKMRRIFRITHGRERQRVKDPDGVLIRYKKILSTYQRVRSMSRAFQIHGVDRNTMASTSPIAELLLVAPEKVLMSLL is encoded by the exons ATGAATCCCGCAACCAGCAGACACGATACAGACACGCCAG AGCGCCACACCCCCCAGGCTTCGTCTTCTTCATCAGAAATGGGAGGAAGTGGACAAACGGGAGGTTTGTATCTAAATGCCTATGAGGTCTCGTTTCCCCTCGAAGAGAGTGTGGAGCGCCCAGCTGCCTACCACCTGAACCAGGGTCAGCAGATGATTGAAG AGCCAGTGGTACAGGAGTCCCTTCACTCCCAGTACAGCCCTTTCATCCTGATTTCTAACCTGCGGGCTCACCTCTACGTCTCGCTGGAGAAGAACGCCTGGCTGCAGAAACGCATTGAGGAGCTGGAAGAGGAGCGAAACTTCCTGCGCTGTCAGCTGGACCGCTTCATCGTCAGCATGAGGAGTCCAGATG TGGCAGACTGGTCTGGAGAAGCCCAGCGTGCTGTGAAAGTCCAGCCTGCCAGCTCTCCATCTCCTCCTTCCCCGATGACCACCAGGTCGGGGATGACCCTCAAACGCCTCCAGGGCCCCGGAGCTCGGATCCGCCGCAACATCGCTGTCCCTG tcAAACAGGAGTTTCATCTTGAAGAAGACAAATATTACACAGAGGAAGAGTTTGTTGAGGAAGAGGGGGAAGAAGAGGTGGAGGATGATGCAGACTCGACTGTGGAGAGCGGGTCAAAGAAGAAGAGCCGAGGGCGTGGCACCGGAGAGCcgaagatgaagatgaggaggatcTTCAGGATCACGCATGGGAGGGAGAGGCAAAGAg TTAAAGACCCAGATGGTGTTCTGATTCGTTACAAGAAGATCCTGTCCACATACCAGCGGGTGAGGAGCATGTCCAGAGCCTTCCAGATCCACGGAGTCGACCGAAACACGATGGCCTCCACCTCCCCGATCGCAGAGCTCCTGCTTGTGGCCCCAGAAAAGGTGTTAATGTCACTTTTATGA